One part of the Georgfuchsia toluolica genome encodes these proteins:
- a CDS encoding L,D-transpeptidase family protein has protein sequence MENPAGTDRRLKLSGHWRRAFTIALCAASVALAAPARYSDAGPEPLLANTLAAIDQGDFPKAMRQVDALIGAYPNFRLAYLIRGDLLLAQTKPLSTFGEGGRNAQDKVSDLHEEAVARLRAWRDKPRGDALPRYLLKMEKAQKFAIVVDTQKSRLYLYRNDDGMPRFVADYYITQGKLGADKIREGDKRTPIGVYHVTSSLSRKQLGDFYGSGAYPINYPNEWDKRRGRNGRGIWLHGTPSNTFSRPPKASDGCVVLANQDLDAIAADLQIGLTPVIISNSIEWLSLDDWQAERSSLLAMLDEWRHDWESRDGDKYASHYAHDFLADGQNRNQWLEQKRKVNVGKSWIKVATNNISMFRNPGKEEYVVVTFEQDYRSSNLSNVVKKRQYWIKEDGRWKIIYEGTV, from the coding sequence ATGGAAAATCCTGCAGGAACGGATCGGCGGTTGAAGCTTTCCGGCCATTGGCGGCGCGCCTTCACCATTGCGCTCTGCGCGGCCAGCGTCGCGCTGGCCGCGCCCGCCCGCTATTCCGACGCCGGGCCCGAGCCGCTGTTGGCAAATACGCTGGCGGCCATCGACCAGGGGGATTTTCCCAAAGCCATGCGGCAGGTCGATGCGTTGATCGGCGCCTACCCGAATTTCCGTCTCGCCTATTTGATCCGCGGTGACCTGCTGCTGGCGCAGACCAAGCCTTTATCGACCTTTGGCGAAGGCGGCAGGAACGCACAGGACAAGGTTTCCGATCTGCACGAAGAAGCCGTGGCGCGCCTCCGTGCCTGGCGCGACAAACCGCGGGGCGATGCGTTACCGCGTTACCTGCTGAAGATGGAGAAAGCGCAGAAGTTCGCCATCGTGGTCGACACCCAAAAATCACGCCTCTATCTCTACCGGAACGACGACGGCATGCCACGTTTCGTCGCCGACTATTACATCACACAGGGCAAGCTGGGCGCCGACAAGATCAGGGAAGGCGACAAGCGCACGCCGATCGGCGTCTATCACGTCACCTCCAGCCTGTCGCGCAAGCAGCTCGGCGACTTCTACGGCAGCGGCGCCTATCCGATCAATTATCCCAATGAATGGGACAAGCGCCGCGGCCGCAACGGCCGCGGCATCTGGCTGCATGGCACCCCGTCCAACACCTTCTCGCGGCCGCCCAAGGCTTCTGACGGCTGCGTAGTGCTCGCGAATCAGGATCTCGACGCCATCGCCGCCGACCTGCAGATCGGCCTCACGCCGGTGATCATCAGCAACAGCATCGAATGGCTTTCGCTCGACGACTGGCAGGCGGAGCGCAGTTCCCTGCTCGCCATGCTTGACGAGTGGCGCCACGACTGGGAAAGCCGCGATGGCGACAAATACGCCAGCCACTACGCGCACGATTTTCTCGCCGACGGGCAAAATCGGAACCAGTGGCTCGAACAAAAGCGCAAGGTCAACGTCGGCAAAAGCTGGATCAAGGTCGCCACCAACAACATCAGCATGTTCCGCAACCCCGGCAAGGAAGAATACGTAGTGGTGACTTTCGAGCAGGATTACCGCAGCAGCAACCTCTCGAACGTCGTCAAGAAGCGCCAGTACTGGATCAAGGAAGACGGCCGCTGGAAAATCATTTATGAAGGAACTGTATGA
- the dnaK gene encoding molecular chaperone DnaK, translating to MGKIIGIDLGTTNSCVAVMEGGKPKVIENSEGARTTPSIVAYAEDGEILVGASAKRQAVTNAKNTLYAVKRLIGRRFEEKEVQKDIALMPFKIVKADNGDAWVEVRDKKIASQQVSAEVLRKMKKTAEDYLGEEVTEAVITVPAYFNDSQRQATKDAGRIAGLEVKRIINEPTAAAISFGLDKKEGDRKIAVFDLGGGTFDISIIDIAEIDGEHQFEVMSTNGDTFLGGEDFDQRLIDYIIEEFRKEQGVNLKADVLALQRLKEAAEKAKIELSSNQQTEINLPYITADASGPKHLAMKITRAKFESLVDELIERCAAPCRMAIKDAGVKIEDIGDVILVGGMTRMPKVQEKVKELFGKEPRKDVNPDEAVAIGAAIQGGVLQGEVKDVLLLDVTPLSLGIETLGGVMTKLIQKNTTIPTKQSQVFSTADDNQSAVTIHVLQGEREISAGNKSLGQFNLTDIPPAPRGLPQIEVTFDIDANGILHVSAKDKATGKENKITIKANSGLSEDEIQRMVQDAAAHAEEDKKVHELVDARNHADGLVHTVKKTLAEHGDKIDASEKSAIEAAIKEVEDVIKDGDKDAISAKAQALATVSQKLGEKVYADAQAAAGTAGAGGGAAPGDDAGGKDEGDVVDAEFTEVKDKK from the coding sequence ATGGGCAAGATCATCGGTATCGACCTCGGCACCACCAACAGTTGCGTCGCCGTCATGGAAGGCGGCAAGCCAAAGGTGATTGAAAACTCGGAAGGCGCGCGCACCACGCCATCCATCGTCGCCTATGCCGAAGACGGCGAGATTCTGGTCGGCGCCTCGGCCAAGCGCCAGGCCGTCACCAACGCCAAGAACACGCTGTATGCGGTGAAGCGCCTCATCGGCCGCCGCTTCGAGGAAAAGGAAGTGCAGAAGGACATCGCCCTGATGCCCTTCAAGATTGTCAAGGCCGACAACGGCGACGCCTGGGTTGAGGTACGCGACAAGAAAATCGCCTCGCAGCAGGTGTCGGCCGAAGTGCTGCGCAAGATGAAGAAGACCGCCGAAGATTATCTTGGCGAGGAAGTCACCGAAGCCGTCATCACCGTGCCGGCCTACTTCAACGACAGTCAGCGCCAGGCCACCAAGGACGCCGGCCGCATCGCCGGACTGGAAGTCAAGCGCATCATCAACGAACCGACCGCAGCGGCGATCTCCTTCGGCCTCGACAAGAAGGAAGGCGACCGCAAGATCGCGGTGTTCGACCTTGGCGGCGGCACTTTCGACATCTCCATCATCGACATCGCCGAGATCGACGGCGAGCACCAGTTCGAGGTCATGTCGACCAACGGCGATACCTTCCTCGGCGGCGAGGATTTCGACCAGCGTCTGATCGACTACATCATCGAGGAGTTCCGCAAGGAACAGGGCGTCAATCTCAAGGCCGACGTGCTTGCGTTGCAACGCCTCAAGGAAGCGGCCGAAAAAGCCAAGATCGAGCTGTCATCGAACCAGCAGACCGAAATCAACCTGCCCTACATCACCGCGGACGCCAGCGGCCCGAAGCACCTGGCGATGAAGATCACCCGCGCCAAGTTCGAATCGCTGGTGGATGAGTTGATCGAACGCTGCGCCGCACCCTGCCGCATGGCCATCAAGGATGCCGGGGTCAAGATCGAGGATATCGGCGACGTGATCCTGGTCGGCGGCATGACGCGCATGCCCAAGGTGCAGGAGAAGGTCAAGGAACTGTTCGGCAAGGAGCCGCGCAAGGACGTCAACCCGGATGAGGCCGTCGCCATCGGCGCCGCGATCCAGGGCGGCGTGCTGCAGGGCGAAGTCAAGGACGTGCTGCTGCTCGATGTGACCCCGCTCTCGCTCGGCATCGAAACTCTGGGCGGCGTGATGACCAAGCTGATCCAGAAGAACACCACCATCCCGACCAAGCAGAGCCAGGTGTTCTCCACCGCCGACGACAACCAGAGCGCGGTGACCATCCACGTGCTGCAGGGCGAACGCGAAATCTCGGCCGGCAACAAGAGCCTCGGCCAGTTCAACCTGACCGACATTCCGCCGGCACCACGCGGTTTGCCGCAGATCGAAGTCACCTTCGACATCGACGCCAATGGCATATTGCATGTGTCAGCCAAGGACAAGGCGACCGGCAAGGAAAACAAGATTACCATCAAGGCCAATTCCGGGCTGTCGGAAGACGAAATCCAGCGCATGGTGCAGGATGCCGCCGCGCACGCCGAGGAAGACAAGAAGGTGCATGAACTGGTCGACGCGCGCAACCACGCGGACGGCCTCGTGCATACCGTGAAGAAGACATTGGCCGAGCATGGCGACAAGATCGACGCCTCTGAAAAGAGCGCCATTGAAGCCGCCATCAAGGAAGTCGAAGACGTCATCAAGGATGGCGACAAGGACGCCATCAGCGCCAAGGCGCAGGCGCTGGCAACGGTCTCGCAGAAGCTCGGCGAAAAGGTCTATGCCGACGCGCAGGCTGCCGCGGGCACGGCAGGTGCGGGTGGCGGCGCAGCGCCGGGCGACGATGCCGGCGGCAAGGACGAAGGCGATGTCGTCGACGCGGAGTTCACTGAAGTCAAAGACAAGAAGTGA
- a CDS encoding peptidylprolyl isomerase — protein MKEVLLGLALALLVCASASAAGPQSAPRVEMKTSLGTIVVELNPAKAPKTVENFLRYVKSGFYNGTIFHRVMPGFMIQGGGFEPGMKEKPTRDPIPNEGKNGLRNMAGTIAMARRGDPDSATAQFFINHVDNPMLDYPNPDGAGYAVFGQVVRGMDIVQKIAQVRTGNAGMFENVPLTHVVIESVKLLPDSK, from the coding sequence ATTAAAGAAGTTCTGCTGGGGCTTGCCCTGGCATTGCTGGTTTGCGCGTCCGCATCTGCCGCCGGACCGCAAAGTGCGCCGCGCGTCGAGATGAAAACCAGCCTGGGAACGATTGTTGTCGAACTCAATCCGGCCAAGGCGCCGAAGACCGTGGAAAACTTTCTCCGGTACGTTAAGAGCGGTTTCTACAACGGCACGATTTTCCACCGCGTGATGCCGGGTTTCATGATCCAGGGCGGCGGCTTCGAGCCCGGCATGAAGGAAAAACCGACCCGCGACCCGATACCCAACGAAGGCAAGAACGGCTTGCGGAACATGGCCGGTACCATCGCCATGGCCCGGCGCGGCGATCCCGATTCGGCCACCGCCCAGTTCTTCATCAATCACGTGGATAATCCCATGCTCGACTATCCCAACCCCGACGGTGCCGGGTACGCCGTATTCGGCCAGGTGGTCAGGGGCATGGACATCGTTCAGAAAATCGCGCAGGTTCGCACCGGCAATGCAGGCATGTTCGAGAATGTACCGCTCACCCACGTCGTCATCGAATCAGTCAAACTACTGCCCGATTCAAAATAA
- a CDS encoding UDP-2,3-diacylglucosamine diphosphatase codes for MELFLSDLHLHESRPETTQLFLDFIAAPAQGAQCLTILGDLFEYWAGDDDIGTSLHARVCAALKSLASRGTAIRFLAGNRDFLIGAGFATASGAVLLPDLLVEAVAGTPALLLHGDTLCSDDAAYQDYRRQVRNPIFIENFLRRPLAERRAYIEEMRQRSEVEKRGKDMALMDVNADAVRQAFRDANVTRMIHGHTHRLALHRYEIDGKSCERWVLGDWGKTGNFLECDESGWRFRTWDGKQATAIRS; via the coding sequence ATGGAACTCTTCCTCTCCGACCTGCACCTGCACGAATCGAGGCCGGAGACAACGCAGCTTTTTCTTGATTTCATCGCCGCTCCGGCGCAAGGCGCGCAGTGCCTCACCATCCTCGGCGACCTGTTCGAGTACTGGGCCGGCGATGATGACATTGGCACCTCGTTGCACGCCCGTGTCTGCGCCGCGCTCAAGTCGCTCGCGTCGCGCGGCACGGCCATCCGCTTTCTCGCCGGCAACCGCGATTTCCTGATCGGCGCCGGCTTCGCTACAGCCAGCGGCGCCGTGCTGCTGCCCGATCTCCTGGTCGAAGCCGTCGCCGGCACGCCGGCGCTGCTGCTGCATGGCGACACCTTGTGCAGCGACGATGCCGCCTATCAGGACTACCGCCGCCAGGTGCGCAACCCGATCTTCATCGAAAATTTTCTGCGCCGCCCGCTGGCCGAACGCAGAGCCTATATCGAAGAGATGCGCCAACGCAGCGAAGTGGAAAAGCGCGGCAAGGACATGGCCCTCATGGACGTCAACGCCGACGCCGTGCGTCAGGCTTTCCGCGATGCGAATGTCACGCGCATGATTCACGGCCATACCCATCGCCTCGCCCTGCATCGTTATGAGATCGACGGCAAGTCCTGCGAACGCTGGGTGCTCGGCGACTGGGGCAAGACGGGAAACTTCCTCGAATGCGACGAATCCGGCTGGCGCTTCCGCACCTGGGACGGCAAGCAGGCAACCGCGATCAGAAGCTGA
- a CDS encoding L,D-transpeptidase Cds6 family protein → MTASSLYPRRARLLLFAVLTACMMSAAHADALQDAGKLLRQGQAKQALEQVDGYLVAHPKDASARFLRGVILTEMKRDSEAIAIFTKLTEDYPNLPEPYNNLAVIYAQQKQYDKAKTALEAAIRTHPSYATAHENLGDIYARLASQAYDKALQLDSSNKTAQTKLSMISDLMMVSAQAASPPAARPPVAVATTAEPKPAPLPAPAAKPAEPAKPAPKPESVPAAGNVGDDVAKVIAAWAEAWSSKNAKAYLAFYASDFRAPRGESRAAWEAERTKRVTKPGKINVTIESARVTHEVTPEGADQVVVKFRQHYKSATLSSSSNKTLLMTRQNGQWKILQERIGG, encoded by the coding sequence ATGACCGCATCCAGCCTTTACCCGCGTCGCGCGCGACTCCTCCTGTTCGCGGTACTGACCGCCTGCATGATGTCCGCCGCCCACGCGGATGCCCTGCAGGACGCCGGCAAACTGTTAAGGCAGGGGCAGGCCAAGCAGGCGCTGGAACAGGTGGATGGCTATCTGGTTGCCCATCCCAAGGATGCCTCGGCCCGCTTCCTGCGCGGCGTCATTCTCACCGAGATGAAGCGCGACAGCGAAGCAATCGCGATTTTCACCAAATTGACCGAGGATTATCCCAACCTGCCCGAACCCTATAACAACCTGGCTGTCATCTACGCCCAGCAGAAGCAGTACGACAAGGCCAAGACAGCGCTGGAAGCGGCGATCCGCACGCATCCCTCCTATGCGACCGCGCACGAAAACCTCGGCGACATCTACGCGCGCCTGGCCAGCCAGGCCTACGACAAGGCGTTGCAACTCGATTCCTCGAACAAGACTGCACAGACCAAGCTGTCGATGATTAGCGACCTGATGATGGTGTCGGCGCAAGCCGCATCACCGCCAGCAGCGCGGCCTCCTGTAGCAGTTGCCACGACAGCCGAGCCAAAGCCCGCGCCGCTGCCTGCGCCCGCAGCGAAACCTGCGGAACCCGCGAAGCCCGCACCCAAGCCCGAGTCCGTGCCGGCTGCCGGCAATGTCGGCGACGATGTGGCGAAGGTGATTGCCGCATGGGCCGAAGCATGGTCGAGCAAGAACGCCAAGGCCTATCTTGCTTTCTACGCCAGCGATTTCAGGGCGCCGCGCGGTGAATCGCGCGCCGCCTGGGAGGCGGAGCGCACCAAACGCGTCACCAAGCCCGGCAAGATCAACGTCACCATCGAAAGCGCCAGAGTGACACATGAGGTCACGCCGGAAGGCGCCGACCAGGTGGTCGTCAAATTCCGTCAGCATTACAAGTCCGCCACCCTGTCGTCGTCAAGCAACAAGACCCTGCTCATGACCCGGCAAAACGGCCAATGGAAAATCCTGCAGGAACGGATCGGCGGTTGA
- the cysS gene encoding cysteine--tRNA ligase, with translation MIWLYNSLSRAKQEFIPIDPGRVRMYVCGMTVYDYCHLGHARVMVVFDMVTRWLRQAGYAVNYVRNITDIDDKIIKRAAENNESIRALTDRFIAAMHEDADALGVLRPDAEPRATDYVSDMLTMIGQLEQRGYAYSAANRDVCYSVRKFAGYGKLSGKSLDDLRAGERVDVAEGKQDPLDFVLWKHARDSEPEEVKYASPWGPGRPGWHIECSAMSSRLLGQRFDIHGGGQDLQFPHHENEIAQSEGASDIAEGSFVNYWMHNGFVRVDDEKMSKSLGNFFTIREVLKKYDAEVVRFFILRAHYRSPLNYSDAHLNDARQALTRLYTALKDFRGEAVIDWDEAHAQRFKAAMNDDFATPEAVAVLFDLVGAVNRGEAGLAAQLKGLGGVLGFLQRDPTVFLQTGLSSNDGLSVEQIEAQIAARVAAKKAKNFAEADRIRGELKAAGIALEDSPQGTTWRRA, from the coding sequence ATGATCTGGCTTTACAACTCTCTCAGTCGCGCCAAGCAGGAATTCATTCCCATCGACCCGGGCAGGGTGCGCATGTACGTCTGCGGCATGACGGTGTACGACTACTGCCATCTAGGCCACGCCCGCGTCATGGTGGTATTCGACATGGTGACGCGCTGGCTGCGTCAGGCCGGTTATGCGGTCAATTATGTGCGCAACATCACCGACATCGACGACAAGATCATCAAGCGCGCGGCCGAAAATAACGAGAGCATTCGCGCTCTGACCGACCGCTTCATTGCTGCCATGCACGAGGATGCCGATGCGCTGGGCGTGCTGCGTCCCGACGCCGAGCCGCGTGCCACCGACTATGTCTCTGACATGCTGACGATGATCGGCCAACTCGAACAACGCGGCTATGCCTATAGCGCCGCCAATCGCGACGTCTGCTACTCGGTGCGCAAGTTCGCCGGCTACGGCAAGCTCTCCGGCAAGTCGCTCGACGACCTGCGTGCCGGCGAACGCGTCGATGTCGCCGAGGGCAAGCAGGACCCGCTCGATTTCGTGCTGTGGAAGCACGCCAGGGACAGCGAACCCGAGGAAGTGAAATACGCCTCGCCCTGGGGTCCGGGCAGACCGGGCTGGCATATCGAATGTTCGGCGATGAGTTCGCGTCTGCTCGGTCAACGTTTCGACATTCATGGCGGCGGACAGGACTTGCAGTTCCCTCACCACGAAAACGAAATCGCGCAGAGCGAAGGCGCCAGTGACATTGCCGAGGGCAGCTTCGTCAATTACTGGATGCACAATGGCTTCGTCCGCGTCGATGACGAAAAGATGTCGAAGTCACTCGGCAACTTCTTCACCATCCGCGAGGTGCTCAAAAAATATGACGCCGAGGTGGTGCGCTTCTTCATCCTGCGCGCGCACTATCGCAGTCCGCTGAATTATTCCGACGCCCATCTCAATGACGCGCGTCAGGCGCTGACGCGGCTCTATACCGCGCTCAAGGATTTCAGGGGAGAGGCCGTCATCGACTGGGATGAAGCCCACGCGCAGCGCTTCAAGGCGGCGATGAATGACGACTTCGCCACGCCGGAGGCGGTGGCCGTGCTGTTCGATCTGGTGGGGGCAGTGAATCGCGGCGAAGCCGGGCTCGCCGCGCAACTCAAGGGCCTGGGTGGCGTGCTGGGCTTTCTGCAACGCGACCCCACGGTGTTTCTGCAAACCGGACTGAGCTCAAATGACGGACTTTCGGTTGAGCAGATCGAAGCGCAAATCGCAGCTCGTGTCGCTGCCAAGAAAGCGAAAAACTTTGCCGAGGCCGATCGCATTCGCGGTGAACTCAAGGCGGCCGGGATCGCGCTGGAAGATTCGCCGCAGGGCACTACCTGGCGCCGTGCCTGA
- the lspA gene encoding signal peptidase II, translating into MAAVVIVLDQASKAWVLASIPQNGGIALTDFFNLVFVFNRGAAFSFLSGADGWQRWFFLALAIGISAWIVWMLREHAAERLQPAALALILGGAIGNAVDRMHHGAVVDFLDFHYAGWHFWAFNVADSAISVGVALLLLHQLMRKEAS; encoded by the coding sequence CTGGCGGCAGTCGTGATCGTGCTTGATCAGGCGAGCAAGGCCTGGGTGCTGGCGTCGATTCCGCAGAATGGCGGTATTGCGCTGACGGATTTTTTCAATCTGGTCTTTGTCTTTAACCGCGGCGCGGCGTTCAGTTTTTTATCGGGCGCGGATGGCTGGCAGCGCTGGTTCTTTCTCGCCCTTGCCATTGGCATTTCTGCGTGGATTGTGTGGATGCTCCGCGAGCATGCGGCGGAGCGTCTGCAACCGGCGGCGTTGGCGCTGATACTCGGCGGGGCTATCGGCAACGCGGTGGACCGCATGCACCATGGCGCGGTGGTGGACTTCCTCGATTTTCATTATGCCGGCTGGCACTTCTGGGCCTTCAACGTGGCCGACAGCGCGATCTCGGTCGGCGTCGCCCTGCTGCTGCTGCATCAACTCATGCGCAAGGAAGCTTCATGA
- the ispH gene encoding 4-hydroxy-3-methylbut-2-enyl diphosphate reductase → MTKTILLANPRGFCAGVDRAIAVVERALEKYGAPVYVRHEVVHNRYVVETLRGKGAVFVEEVDQVPDGAVLVFSAHGVSQAVRRSAGSRELRVLDATCPLVTKVHNQVARLVGDGYEIVMIGHRGHPEVEGTMGQTDGHMYLVENVADVASLRVTNPQKLAYVTQTTLSVDDAASIIKALVARFPAILLPARDDICYATQNRQDAVKSMDCDVLIVVGSHNSSNSNRLREVAEHRGIPGYLVDDAESIDPAWITGKSCIGVTAGASAPELLVQQVVERLREIGGGEVKSLEGIEERVKFQLPKELISF, encoded by the coding sequence ATGACCAAAACCATTCTCCTTGCCAACCCGCGCGGCTTCTGTGCCGGCGTCGATCGCGCCATCGCTGTGGTCGAGCGCGCGCTGGAGAAATACGGCGCGCCGGTGTACGTGCGGCATGAAGTGGTGCACAACCGCTATGTGGTCGAAACATTGCGCGGCAAGGGCGCGGTGTTCGTCGAGGAAGTCGATCAGGTGCCCGATGGCGCGGTGCTGGTGTTCAGCGCCCATGGCGTGTCGCAGGCGGTGCGCCGCTCGGCCGGCAGCCGCGAGCTGCGGGTACTGGACGCGACCTGTCCGCTGGTGACCAAAGTGCATAACCAGGTGGCGCGGCTGGTCGGCGACGGTTACGAGATCGTCATGATCGGCCATCGCGGCCATCCTGAAGTCGAAGGCACCATGGGTCAGACCGACGGCCATATGTATCTGGTCGAGAATGTTGCCGACGTTGCCTCCTTGCGCGTGACGAATCCGCAAAAGCTGGCGTATGTGACGCAGACCACGCTCTCGGTGGACGACGCGGCCTCCATCATCAAGGCACTGGTGGCGCGTTTTCCCGCCATCCTGCTGCCGGCCCGCGACGACATCTGCTATGCCACGCAGAACCGCCAGGACGCGGTGAAGAGCATGGACTGCGACGTGCTGATCGTGGTCGGCTCGCACAACAGTTCCAATTCCAACCGCTTGCGCGAAGTGGCCGAGCATCGCGGCATTCCCGGCTATCTGGTCGACGATGCCGAGTCGATCGACCCGGCATGGATTACCGGAAAGTCATGCATTGGCGTCACGGCGGGCGCTTCCGCGCCGGAACTGCTGGTGCAGCAGGTGGTGGAGCGTTTGCGCGAAATCGGCGGCGGTGAGGTAAAGTCGCTTGAAGGCATCGAGGAGCGCGTCAAGTTCCAGTTGCCGAAGGAACTGATCAGCTTCTGA
- the dnaJ gene encoding molecular chaperone DnaJ → MAKKDFYEVLGVNRDASDDEIKKAYRKLAMKHHPDRNPDNPKSEEQFKEAKEAYEILSNGQKRAAYDQYGHAGVDQQAGMGAGGFGGAGFSDAFGDIFGDIFGGGRGGGGRSNVYRGADLRYNLEITLEDAARGAETKIRIPTMDECEACDGSGAKKGTKAETCPTCHGHGQVRMQQGFFSIQQTCPKCHGTGRYIPTPCINCHGAGRIKSHKTLSIKIPAGVDEGDRIRLSGEGEPGVNGGPAGDLYVQIHLKQHGVFTRDHDDLHCEMPVSFTIAALGGEIEIPTLDGVARLKIPAETQTGRAFRLRGKGIKGIRSIGHGDLMCHVVVETPVNLTTRQKDLLREFEAINQQDSGLHNPRAKGWMDKVKEFFSS, encoded by the coding sequence ATGGCCAAAAAAGACTTTTACGAAGTACTCGGCGTCAATCGCGACGCATCCGACGACGAGATCAAGAAGGCCTACCGCAAGCTGGCCATGAAACACCATCCGGACCGCAATCCGGACAACCCCAAGTCTGAAGAGCAGTTCAAGGAAGCCAAGGAAGCCTACGAGATTCTTTCGAACGGGCAGAAGCGGGCCGCCTATGACCAGTACGGCCATGCCGGCGTCGATCAGCAGGCCGGTATGGGCGCGGGCGGTTTTGGCGGCGCGGGCTTCTCGGATGCCTTCGGCGATATTTTCGGCGACATCTTCGGTGGCGGCCGTGGCGGTGGCGGCCGCTCGAATGTCTATCGCGGCGCCGATCTGCGCTACAACCTCGAAATTACGCTCGAAGACGCCGCGCGTGGCGCCGAGACCAAGATCCGCATTCCTACCATGGATGAGTGCGAAGCCTGCGACGGCAGCGGCGCCAAGAAGGGAACAAAAGCCGAAACCTGCCCCACCTGCCACGGCCACGGCCAGGTGCGCATGCAGCAGGGCTTCTTCTCAATCCAGCAGACGTGTCCCAAATGCCATGGCACCGGGCGCTACATCCCGACGCCCTGCATCAATTGCCACGGCGCGGGCCGCATCAAGAGCCACAAGACGCTCTCGATCAAGATTCCCGCCGGTGTCGACGAAGGCGATCGCATCCGGCTTTCCGGCGAAGGCGAGCCCGGCGTCAACGGCGGGCCGGCGGGCGATCTGTACGTGCAGATCCACCTCAAGCAACACGGCGTCTTCACGCGCGATCACGACGACCTGCATTGCGAAATGCCCGTCAGCTTCACCATCGCCGCGCTCGGCGGCGAAATCGAGATTCCCACGCTCGACGGTGTCGCGCGCCTGAAGATTCCCGCGGAAACGCAAACCGGCCGGGCGTTTCGTCTGCGCGGTAAGGGCATCAAGGGAATTCGCAGCATCGGCCACGGCGACCTGATGTGTCATGTCGTGGTCGAAACGCCAGTCAACCTGACTACACGTCAGAAGGATCTGTTACGAGAATTCGAGGCCATCAACCAGCAGGATAGCGGCCTGCACAATCCACGCGCAAAAGGCTGGATGGACAAGGTAAAAGAGTTCTTCTCGAGTTGA
- a CDS encoding peptidylprolyl isomerase, whose amino-acid sequence MIKLHTNHGVISIELDGEKAPKTAQNFIDYVSAGHYNGTIFHRVIDGFMIQGGGFEPGMKQKPVRAPIENEANNQLKNKRGTLAMARTNDPHSATAQFFINVVDNSFLDHTAPTGSGWGYCVFARVVDGMDVVDKIRAVKTGSSGFHQDVPVQDVVIEKAEVV is encoded by the coding sequence ATGATCAAACTGCATACCAACCACGGCGTCATCAGCATCGAACTCGACGGCGAAAAGGCGCCCAAGACGGCGCAAAACTTCATCGACTACGTCAGCGCCGGTCACTACAACGGTACGATCTTCCATCGCGTCATCGACGGCTTCATGATCCAGGGCGGCGGCTTCGAGCCCGGCATGAAGCAAAAGCCGGTGCGCGCGCCGATCGAGAACGAAGCCAACAACCAGCTCAAGAACAAGCGCGGCACGCTGGCCATGGCGCGCACCAATGACCCGCATTCGGCCACGGCGCAGTTTTTCATCAACGTCGTCGACAACTCCTTTCTCGACCACACGGCTCCTACCGGCAGTGGCTGGGGCTACTGCGTCTTTGCCCGTGTCGTCGATGGCATGGATGTGGTCGACAAGATCCGCGCCGTCAAGACCGGCAGCTCCGGTTTCCACCAGGACGTGCCAGTGCAGGACGTGGTGATCGAAAAGGCCGAAGTAGTGTGA